In Podospora pseudopauciseta strain CBS 411.78 chromosome 3, whole genome shotgun sequence, one genomic interval encodes:
- the HET-C gene encoding Glycolipid transfer protein HET-C (EggNog:ENOG503NWPX; COG:G), producing the protein MFQLPSKAQLTASCSMFLHRTPSLSRVESNFQPTFTIQNTTMAAAAVVQIPAGATFLETFKKSFVDVPIDAEKGNAISTAEFLEAAESLTTMFDVLGSIAFSPVKKDMLGNVEKIRKRMLAAPLESQNIQDLVRNELKTKSHTATEGLLWLVRGLEFTCIALSMNIGSTEELADSFGRSYSATLMRHHSFLVKPIFSAAMRACPYRKDFYAKLGDDEQKVQEELRKYLAALDKIVNILKGFLESKEAKW; encoded by the exons ATGTTCCAGCTCCCGTCCAAGGCTCAATTGACCGCCTCGTGTTCCATGTTCCTGCACCGAACCCCCAGCTTATCTCGAGTCGAGTCCAACTTTCAACCAACCTTCACCatccaaaacaccaccatggccgccgccgccgttgtcCAAATCCCCGCCGGGGCTACCTTCCTTGAGACCTTCAAGAAGTCCTTCGTTGATGTCCCAATCGATGCCGAGAAGGGCAATgccatctccaccgccgaGTTCCTTGAGGCGGCCGAGTCCTTGACCACCATGTTCGATGTGCTCGGCTCCATCGCCTTCTCCCCTGTCAAGAAGGATATGTTGGGCAACGTCGAG AAAATTCGCAAGCGCATGCTTGCCGCCCCCCTCGAATCCCAGAACATCCAGGATCTTGTGAGGAACGAGCTCAAGACCAAAAGCCATACCGCGACGGAGGGGTTGCTGTGGCTGGTCAG GGGTCTCGAATTCACATGCATTGCTCTTAGCATGAACATCGGCTCTACAGAGGAGCTCGCCGACTCCTTCGGCCGGTCTTACAGTGCGACTCTCATGCGACACCACAGCTTCCTGGTGAAGCCCATCTTCAGCGCCGCCATGAGAGCGTGCCCATACCGCAAGGACTTCTACGCCAAGCTTGGTGACGACGAGCAAAAGGTTCAAGAGGAGCTTCGCAAATACCTTGCTGCTCTCGACAAGATCGTCAACATTCTCAAGGGATTCTTGGAGAGCAAGGAGGCCAAGTGGTAA
- a CDS encoding hypothetical protein (EggNog:ENOG503PH4J; COG:M) — protein MEAIRKPGKPKKSASKSTILGWFQGTKKTAKGRGKSKKALSRAVPILQLPPELILLVLELLDITDQLAFNSTNKWFYSVINTEIYARNVRFGGSTCMLWGAEHGRLGTLKHALAAGGNLDASGPLARKAKESAASDTETEDSDNDNTDGDDTNDDDADVVPATRTLDSKLQPYATPLHLAAKNGHRDVVIWLLDNGVDINAPSFRVCSCHAMKFDRNPLRRAADWPRWRPLHTAMCHNERLVAELLIHRGASLSLDATPEHNHMALHTAAANGLVPVIKLLALNDPDLDANQRDRWDNTALHYVAELFSARGSADIRDTIAKLLALGADLEAHNERGHTPLLNACFRGNFAVAHRLASIGANPDPHRYIRKFRDIRPLYFCTLPRADFFNLDEAPVKHDEFEGNRVSLIRALVEGGARVDARFDKRGHREATALMLACELAEPRAVAMLVRCGASVNAQDRSGRTPLYYACSVRVDHRGEVAEIAVLLIRHGARMDLEEEPMSSPLDWAVMQLRWTEDRILQEMLKEANENSVTRPKLKAALKKCASSGNYKALKLLLTFADEHFDVTDRDVKFYLDLIIEQSDPWNQVETLETTLNFGRVVYSNEMLLLKTIMQKNKALSIAVLNRFVSVSEPTFLGGQTYLHLACQWGEVEVVKQLLERGADVDVFDDELRTPLSIAVTEDHPNVAACLMNEVADPYLVPSDDVLQKIYEDDPGEWRYMKKRFLTAFDLAVRESRISIIKEILMRYNLPPIPPRQWKGSYLYRACQNPNLTPLKLILERLEDSEAAEMCSMSILKDVWSEKIRMDVAVSALQAAKLLTDVAVVRHSPQFWELVQEIAMWEGADLHKLTIWDMIMKEMRLKITSCHDKVEGDLADAEFPKGTGKKPMVSITPDMTDEELLECGLPIPKD, from the coding sequence ATGGAGGCGATCAGGAAGCCCGGGAAGCCCAAGAAATCGGCATCCAAGAGCACCATACTCGGCTGGTTCCAGGGCACCAAGAAGACAGCCAAGGGCAGAGGAAAGTCAAAGAAAGCGCTGTCGCGAGCGGTGCCCATCCTGCAGCTCCCCCCAGAACTCatcctccttgtcctcgaACTGCTCGATATTACCGATCAGCTCGCCTtcaacagcaccaacaagTGGTTCTACTCGGTCATCAATACAGAAATCTACGCCAGAAATGTCCGCTTCGGCGGCTCAACCTGCATGTTATGGGGTGCTGAGCATGGCAGGCTGGGCACCCTGAAGCATGCCCTCGCTGCGGGGGGGAATCTTGATGCTTCGGGGCCGCTGGCTCGCAAGGCAAAGGAGTCGGCGGCGAGCGACACGGAGACAGAAGACAGCGACAATGACAACACCGACGGCGATGACACTAACGATGACGATGCCGACGTCGTGCCAGCGACGCGCACGCTGGACTCCAAACTCCAGCCTTATGCCACCCCACTCCACCTCGCCGCCAAGAATGGCCATCGCGATGTCGTTATCTGGTTGCTCGACAACGGCGTTGATATCAATGCGCCCTCGTTCCGGGTCTGCTCCTGCCACGCCATGAAGTTTGACAGGAATCCCCTGCGAAGGGCTGCCGACTGGCCGAGATGGCGGCCTCTGCACACTGCCATGTGTCACAACGAACGACTGGTGGCCGAGCTGTTGATTCACCGCGGTGCGTCTCTCAGCCTGGATGCCACCCCGGAACACAACCACATGGCCTTGCACACGGCTGCCGCCAACGGGTTGGTTCCCGTCATCAAGCTCCTCGCTCTCAACGACCCCGACCTCGACGCCAACCAGCGTGATCGGTGGGACAACACAGCTCTTCACTATGTTGCCGAACTCTTCAGCGCCCGCGGCTCTGCCGACATCCGAgacaccatcgccaagcTGCTGGCCCTCGGCGCTGATCTCGAGGCTCACAATGAGCGTGGTCACACGCCGCTGTTGAATGCATGCTTCAGAGGCAATTTTGCCGTGGCACACAGGTTGGCCAGCATCGGGGCCAATCCCGACCCGCATCGATACATCCGTAAGTTCCGAGATATTCGGCCTCTCTACTTTTGCACCCTGCCACGAGCCgacttcttcaacctcgacgaggCTCCAGTGAAGCACGATGAATTCGAGGGAAATCGGGTCTCGCTCATCCGGGCACTGGTGGAAGGCGGGGCTAGGGTTGACGCACGCTTCGACAAACGTGGCCATCGTGAGGCCACGGCACTAATGTTAGCCTGTGAGCTCGCTGAACCACGAGCTGTTGCTATGCTAGTCAGGTGCGGCGCCTCGGTCAATGCGCAAGATCGCAGTGGCAGGACGCCGCTGTATTATGCGTGCTCGGTCAGGGTCGATCACCGCGGCGAGGTGGCAGAAATAGCCGTGCTCCTGATTCGTCACGGTGCCCGCatggatttggaggaggaaccGATGAGCAGCCCGCTTGACTGGGCTGTGATGCAGCTGCGGTGGACGGAGGACAGGATTTTGCAGGAGATGCTCAAGGAGGCCAACGAAAACAGCGTTACCAGGCCAAAACTGAAGGCTGCTCTGAAAAAGTGCGCCTCCAGCGGGAACTACAAGGCTCTCAAGCTGCTGCTAACGTTTGCCGACGAACACTTTGACGTTACAGATCGGGACGTTAAGTTCTATCTCGACCTCATCATTGAGCAAAGCGACCCGTGGAATCAAGTGGAGACGCTGGAAACAACTCTCAATTTCGGGAGGGTCGTATACAGCAACGAGATGCTTCTTCTCAAGACGATTATGCAAAAGAACAAGGCCCTCAGCATTGCCGTCTTGAACCGCTTCGTGTCTGTCAGTGAACCAACCTTTCTCGGTGGCCAGACATACCTGCATCTTGCATGCCAGTGGGGAGAGGTAGAGGTTGTGAAGCAGCTTCTGGAGAGGGGTGCGGACGTGGAcgtgtttgatgatgagctgagAACACCTCTGTCTATCGCCGTCACGGAAGACCACCCCAACGTCGCCGCCTGCCTCATGAACGAGGTGGCTGATCCGTACCTGGTGCCGTCGGATGATGTGCTCCAGAAAATTTATGAGGATGACCCTGGTGAGTGGCGCTacatgaagaagaggttcCTCACAGCGTTCGACCTCGCCGTTCGAGAGAGCAGAATCTCTATCATTAAGGAGATACTCATGCGGTACAACCTACCACCAATACCGCCTCGCCAGTGGAAGGGCAGCTATCTTTACCGAGCCTGTCAGAATCCGAATCTGACACCGCTGAAACTGATCCTGGAACGACTAGAAGACTCGGAGGCGGCAGAGATGTGCTCCATGAGTATCCTCAAAGATGTTTGGAGTGAAAAGATCAGGATGGACGTGGCCGTGAGTGCACTGCAAGCGGCCAAGCTGCTGACGGACGTAGCTGTGGTGAGACACTCGCCTCAGTTCTGGGAGCTGGTGCAGGAGATAGCCATGTGGGAGGGGGCAGACCTACACAAGCTTACGATTTGGGATATGATAATGAAGGAAATGAGGCTAAAAATCACGTCTTGCCATGACAAGGTGGAGGGCGATCTGGCGGACGCAGAATTCCCAAAAGGAACGGGCAAGAAACCGATGGTCTCCATAACACCCGACATGACAGACGAGGAACTTCTCGAGTGCGGATTACCGATTCCCAAAGATTGA
- a CDS encoding hypothetical protein (COG:C; EggNog:ENOG503NVII) yields the protein MAARNTHHGSTRLAGPAVVHWYRINVGYISNRKWQSLSSDKLSPTVQDQPWNLPPMLRPRGAHLHSLQHPPPLGPIQNPHLQNRHIHLFCSWRRHQSPLLRRHLLHGNLHPRRRRNPQRSPQNHPLPFPPPITPSPLKTRYSLLWFSLPLLPTIPASSAFEVHSKNLCLQVLANEKSNVQFCFLYQLLPPDHSPSKKFTQSDIEAIISRPDVSSLPLGGSGLTVKDAWPLKSKCGITPLEEGILKPEWHFGNQMVLVGDAAHKVTPTIGQGLNMGLLDVVSLVNQVSEFVGSAGSSREKVLGGLDGAFRRYRAERLESVEEDYKRSGVVTRLTCWRDWRFKLFDRVVMPIPGVDVLLVNKVNSPIMARGLVFRGIRVEREPFEGRVKWKEKMPLLDETAHDEGLLGKRQW from the exons ATGGCCGCACGGAATACGCATCATGGCTCAACTCGGCTTGCTGGACCAGCTGTTGTCCATTGGTACAGGATTAATGTCGGGTACATTTCAAACCGTAAATGGCAAAGCCTTTCTTCGGACAAGCTCTCCCCAACTGTGCAAGACCAA CCATGGAATCTACCCCCAATGCTTCGCCCGCGCGGAGCTCATCTCCACTCTctacaacaccctccccccctcggCCCGATCCAGAATCCACACCTCCAAAACCGTCACATCCATCTCTTCTGTTCCTGGCGGCGACATCAAAGTCCTCTGCTCAGACGGCACCTCCTACACGGGAACCTTCACCCTCGGCGCAGACGGAATCCACAGCGTAGTCCGCAaaaccatcctctccctttcccccctcccatcaccccGTCCCCGTTAAAAACGCGCTACTCCCTCCTCTggttctccctccccctcctccccaccatcccggCCAGCTCCGCCTTCGAAGTCCACTCCAAAAATCTCTGCCTCCAAGTCCTCGCAAACGAGAAATCCAACGTCCAATTCTGCTTTCTCTACCAGCTCCTTCCCCCTGATCACTCACCCTCCAAGAAATTCACCCAGTCCGATATCGAAGCCATCATCTCCCGCCCTGATGTATCTTCCCTCCCGCTGGGGGGGTCCGGCCTAACAGTCAAGGACGCCTGGCCGTTAAAGTCAAAATGCGGCATCACACCGCTAGAAGAAGGCATTCTCAAGCCGGAGTGGCATTTCGGAAACCAGATGGTTCTCGTCGGGGACGCGGCGCACAAAGTCACGCCGACGATTGGGCAGGGGCTGAACATGGGCTTGTTGGATGTGGTTTCGCTCGTAAATCAAGTGTCCGAGTTCGTGGGCTCTGCCGGGTCCAGCCGGGAGAaagttttggggggtttggatgGGGCGTTTAGACGGTACCGAGCGGAGAGGCTTGAGAGCGTGGAGGAAGATTACAAGAGGTCCGGGGTGGTAACGAGGCTGACCTGCTGGCGGGATTGGCGGTTTAAACTGTTCGAcagggtggtgatgccgaTTCCGGGGGTCGATGTCCTGCTTGTGAACAAGGTTAACTCGCCCATCATGGCGAGGGGCCTTGTGTTTAGGGGGATAAGAGTGGAGAGGGAACCATTTGAGGGGAGGGTCAAATGGAAGGAAAAGATGCCGCTTCTAGACGAAACAGCGCATGATGAGGGCCTCTTGGGCAAGCGGCAATGGTAG
- the DBP7 gene encoding ATP-dependent RNA helicase dbp7 (COG:A; EggNog:ENOG503NUZC; BUSCO:EOG09260KNR), which yields MADDGMLLNFEIGDAPLVSQVKFKGGRWRDRVKANKSAKAASQGGPEPAAKPRAPYDPNRPTKRPRGNDDGNDHRPAKAPRTSDIPWVPTHAMKTGLVSSSLFTSIPTVVTKFDEEAPAEPAEPAKPSNAPLSEEAENFHTLGLARRVAHHLATKLEMKAPTAIQKNTIPVLIKDDSDAFLQAETGSGKTLAYLLPIVHRIMELSMNEDGTPKKDAKVHRNSGLFAIILAPTRELCKQISAVLEKVLRCAPWLVCTTVIGGESKHSEKARLRKGVNILVATPGRLTDHLDNTKVLDVGTVRWLVLDEGDRMMEMGFEDDIKAIVGKIRADKLATKNSEGLVLDGVLPKRRVTVLCSATMKMNVQKLGEISLEDAVHITASKSEMEKDAAENSGSTESAFTAPAQLKQSCIIVPAKLRLVTLIALLKSTFARKGSVMKAIIFISCADSVDFHYEVLKDTVTVEPPPPAQEGDAPAKKPDVHIETTVAPAAYITSPANTRVMLHKLHGSLAQPVRSATLKAFSGCKDPAVLITTDISSRGLDVPAVDLVIEYDPAFAVPDHVHRIGRTARAGRSGKAVLFLLPGPEEGYTSILPSSATITPQLYESILQKGFATNVNLPASSQTNNAETESNKRETWATRAEALQLHFEQRLLAPAPGFEDAEEGPKGHKGKFSKTGGKNRQPVKKDNPLLDAGRQAFRSHIRAYATHVREERVYFDMTQLHLGHMAKAFGLREAPGGIGSGISRRTHKFTPATNGQKGGGASASGAAKPSSGSKSKFDDDEFGQVDEDAAKRMKAKMKMLSMNSASEFNLGTSTPGIGITTLSNSLNRQSRQQVSLVTTPDLL from the exons ATGGCCGACGATGGAATGCTCCTGAACTTTGAGATTGGCGATGCGCCTCTCGTCAGTCAGGTCAAGTTCAAGGGCGGCCGCTGGAGAGACCGCGTTAAAGCCAACAAGTCGGCGAAAGCCGCATCGCAAGGAGGCCCCGAGCCAGCTGCCAAACCACGAGCGCCCTACGATCCGAATCGACCTACTAAAAGACCACGAGGTAACGACGATGGCAACGATCACAGACCGGCGAAAGCGCCCAGGACAAGTGACATCCCTTGGGTGCCAACCCACGCCATGAAGACCGGTCTTGTCTCTTCAAGCCTGTTCACTTCGATCCCCACCGTCGTGACCAAGTTCGACGAAGAAGCGCCCGCCGAACCCGCCGAGCCGGCAAAACCTTCCAATGCGCCCCTCAGCGAAGAAGCAGAGAACTTTCACACACTCGGCCTGGCGAGACGAGTAGCCCACCACCTGGCCACCAAGCTTGAGATGAAAGCCCCGACGGCGATTCAGAAGAACACAATTCCCGTGCTTATCAAAGACGACAGCGATGCGTTCCTTCAAGCAGAAACCGGTTCCGGAAAGACGCTGGCGTATCTGTTGCCCATTGTTCATCGAATCATGGAGCTTAGTATGAACGAGGACGGCACTCCCAAAAAGGATGCCAAGGTACACAGAAATTCGGGGCTCTTTGCGATCATCCTTGCGCCGACAAGAGAACTCTGCAAGCAAATCTCAGCAGTCCTCGAGAAGGTTCTCAGGTGCGCGCCATGGCTAGTCTGCACAACTGTTATCGGTGGAGAGAGCAAGCATTCGGAAAAGGCGAGGTTAAGGAAGGGTGTCAACATCTTGGTTGCGACTCCAGGAAGACTGACGGATCACTTGGATAATACAAAGGTGCTGGATGTAGGAACTGTGAGATGGTTGGTGCTGGACGAAGGCGACaggatgatggagatgggtTTCGAGGACGATATCAAGGCGATCGTTGGCAAGATTAGGGCGGACAAGCTTGCAACCAAGAACTCTGAGGGGCTGGTACTGGATGGAGTGCTGCCAAAGAGGAGGGTCACGGTTCTGTGCTCGGCTACCATGAAGATGAACGTTCAGAAATTGGGCGAGATCAGTCTGGAGGATGCGGTGCACATTACCGCTTCCAAGTCGGAGATGGAAAAGGATGCTGCGGAAAACAGTGGAAGCACCGAGTCTGCTTTCACAGCGCCTGCGCAGCTGAAACAGTCGTGTATCATTGTGCCAGCCAAGTTGAGGCTGGTCACACTGATTGCGTTGCTCAAGTCGACATTTGCGAGGAAGGGGTCGGTTATGAAGGCAATCATCTTCATCTCTTGTGCTGATTCGGTCGACTTTCATTACGAGGTCCTGAAAGACACCGTGACGGtcgaaccaccaccaccagcccaagaGGGTGACGCACCAGCAAAAAAACCGGATGTTCACATCGAAACCACGGTGGCACCGGCTGCCTATATCACCTCACCCGCAAACACCAGGGTAATGCTCCATAAACTTCATGGCTCCCTGGCGCAACCGGTTCGCAGTGCTACTTTAAAGGCTTTCTCGGGGTGCAAGGATCCGGCTGTTCTCATCACGACAGACATTTCATCTCGTGGTCTCGATGTGCCGGCCGTCGACCTGGTTATTGAGTACGATCCCGCCTTTGCGGTGCCTGATCACGTTCATCGCATCGGCCGTACCGCCAGAGCTGGTCGTTCTGGTAAAGCGGTTCTCTTTTTGCTCCCTGGTCCTGAGGAAGGATACACCAGCATCCTGccatcctccgccaccatAACACCCCAGCTTTATGAATCAATCTTGCAGAAAGGCTTTGCCACGAATGTCAACCTTCCAGCCTCCtcacaaacaaacaatgCCGAGACGGAAAGCAACAAGCGGGAGACGTGGGCCACTCGTGCTGAGGCTCTTCAGCTGCATTTTGAACAGCGTCTTTTGGCGCCCGCGCCCGGATtcgaggatgccgaggaaggACCCAAAGGCCACAAGGGTAAATTCAGCAAGACCGGCGGCAAGAATAGGCAGCCAGTGAAGAAGGACAACCCCTTGCTTGATGCCGGCAGACAAGCTTTCAGATCTCACATCAGAGCTTATGCCACTCACGTCCGCGAAGAGAGAGTCTACTTTGACATGACGCAACTGCATCTTGGACACATGGCCAAGGCGTTCGGTCTGCGCGAGGCGCCCGGTGGTATTGGATCGGGTATCTCGAGGAGGACACACAAATTTACGCCAGCTACCAACGGGCAGAAGGGTGGTGGGGCTAGCGCTTCTGGTGCTGCCAAACCTAGCAGTGGCAGCAAGAGCaagtttgatgatgacgagttTGGCcaggtggatgaggatgcgGCTAAGAGGATGAAGGCCAAGATGAAGATGTTGTCGATGAACTCGGCAAGCGAGTTCAACCTCGG GACATCGACCCCCGGAAtcggcatcaccaccctgTCGAACAGTTTAAACCGCCAATCCCGCCAGCAGGTCAGCCTCGTTACCACCCCGGACCTCTTGTAA
- a CDS encoding hypothetical protein (COG:S; EggNog:ENOG503NYEZ), with translation MSQISNGRLGEDPEKQTHADSDQTDPEASTPDRPDTSHDEITGAVPPSKTVAPARQFSATDAPPTDKIELKEEDAWKELGFCFPTRKKWTILTIIFLVQTSMNFNTSLYSNGIDGISQEFGVSAQAARAGAAVFLITYAFGCELWAPWSEEFGRKLILQLSLGLVNIWCLPVALAPNFASLMVGRALGGLSSAGGSVTLGMIADIFEPNEQQCAVAYIVFSSVGGSILGPIIGGFVEEYLPWRWTIWIQLIFGVFVQLLHLIFVPETRTTILLDRIAQKRRKSGQSPNLYGPNEIEPFWQRFTFKELIWTWVRPFRMFLTEPIVLTLSLLSGFSDALIFMQIQSFVLVYRQWGFSAVDIGLAFVPIGIGYIIAWISFIPAIQRNRKERALKPGDEHAQYESRLWWLLYTAPCLPLGLIIFAWTSGGPPVHWIGTMVGSAIIGIANYSIYMATIDYMICAYGPYSASATGGNGWSRDFLAGVLTVPATPFYTNIGGSKHLEIASTILFCISLFLVCAVYAIYYYGPELRKRSPFAENLASKVTSEDHGTPHRRISGLPSSEIGYSGFRHRHEHGAQHIGATICA, from the exons ATGTCGCAAATATCGAATGGCCGTCTTGGAGAGGATCCAGAGAAGCAAACCCATGCGGATTCCGACCAAACTGACCCCGAAGCGTCTACTCCAGACCGACCAGATACCAGCCATGACGAGATAACCGGCGCTGTTCCGCCCAGCAAGACAGTCGCACCCGCTCGCCAATTCTCCGCAACCGACGCTCCTCCAACAGACAAGATCGAGCTgaaggaggaagatgcaTGGAAAGAGTTGGGATTTTGTTTCCCAACGAGGAAGAAATGgaccatcctcaccatcattTTTCTGGTGCAGACCTCCATGAACTTCAACACCTCACTTTACTCGAATGGAATCGACGGGATATCGCAGGAGTTTGGGGTCAGCGCCCAGGCAGCTCGTGCTGGAGCTGCAGTTTTCCTCATCACTTACGCCTTCGGGTGCGAGCTTTGGGCACCATGGTCGGAAGAATTCGGACGAAAGCTTATCCTCCAGCTATCCCTCGGGCTGGTCAATATCTGGTGTCTTCCGGTTGCCCTGGCACCAAACTTTGCCTCCCTCATGGTCGGTCGTGCACTAGGAGGTTTATCTTCCGCTGGCGGAAGTGTGACCTTGGGAATGATTGCAGACATCTTCGAACCGAATGAGCAACAGTGCGCCGTCGCCTACATTGTGTTTTCCTCTGTCGGCGGCTCTATCCTGGGGCCTATCATTGGCGGGTTTGTTGAAGAATATCTGCCCTGGAGATGGACCATTTGGATTCAGCTAATCTTCGGCGTGTTTGTTCAACTTCTGCATCTGATCTTTGTGCCAGAAACTAGAACGACCATCCTGCTGGACAGGATTGCTCAGAAACGTCGCAAGTCTGGACAGTCGCCCAACCTCTACGGGCCCAACGAGATCGAGCCTTTCTGGCAGCGCTTTACCTTCAAGGAGCTAATCTGGACATGGGTGCGCCCATTCCGGATGTTTCTTACTGAGCCTATCGTTCTCACGCTGTCCTTGCTCTCTGGATTCTCGGACGCCCTGATCTTCATGCAGATCCAATCATTTGTGCTGGTCTACAGACAATGGGGGTTTTCGGCTGTGGACATCGGGCTGGCGTTTGTTCCTATTGGCATTGGTTACATCATTGCCTGGATCTCGTTTATCCCAGCCATCCAACGAAACAGAAAGGAAAGAGCACTCAAGCCTGGCGATGAACACGCCCAGTATGAATCGAGGTTGTGGTGGCTGCTCTATACGGCACCATGTCTGCCACTTGGTCTAATCATATTTGCCTGGACATCTGGAGGCCCGCCGGTGCACTGGATTGGAACCATGGTCGGATCTGCCATCATTGGCATTGCCAACTACTCCATATACATGGCCACGATTGAT TACATGATCTGCGCGTACGGGCCGTATTCAGCTTCGGCGACGGGCGGGAATGGTTGGTCCCGGGACTTCTTGGCAGGCGTTCTCACAGTACCGGCGACGCCCTTCTACACAAATATCGGAGGTTCGAAACACCTAGAGATTGCGAGCACCATCCTGTTCTGCATCTCGCTTTTCCTTGTCTGCGCCGTCTACGCCATCTACTACTACGGACCAGAGCTCCGGAAACGATCGCCATTTGCAGAGAACTTGGCTTCCAAGGTGACAAGCGAGGACCATGGGACGCCTCATCGTCGTATTTCGGGACTTCCAAGTAGCGAGATAGGATATTCAGGGTTTCGGCATCGACATGAGCACGGAGCTCAACATATCGGCGCAACGATATGTGCATGA
- a CDS encoding hypothetical protein (COG:C; COG:H; EggNog:ENOG503NYYV), translating to MTTQVAFAAAAVGIGAYVYMRSGATAAPATSATSANSDTTKPYFSGFGFRTLKLHSSEVVNHNTKKLRFELPDPNQSSGLTLSSALLTVSFPPTNGRWTPVIRPYTPTNPLDEPGFVELTVKLYPDGKQSGYLHSLKPGDIISCLRIPEYVWQPNKHDHVALIAGGAGITPMYQLIQGILANPEDNTRITLVWGVNGDRDIFLKKEFAELQSKYPGRFRAEYVVSQPEAGSTHRKGYVNGKVLEELGLGANEAKNKSIKVMICGPPAMEKALKGGKGPFANKTGVLHELGYKPDQIYTRLKSSPYGTDYPSRLSIKLPCHMPFRLPLKHLPSRYLSIAPEFANRLKTINLEVERKVPCLAIPTLSDPSLWSNPAFISVDPLPFKIFHDVYYDNNDTLSSHGLWVRQRNGVWQAKVNPSVRRGRANTRFEELRIKSDIQKAVEAITRVEAQATANFGLNKMADFTTYREGWRVDGDFMVVRDNTSFGWGIVEIELEEQIKCVGGEEVDEKWKERKMEEMDRRIEMFMEKYSWAWGKGQVKGNLSAYLDMTRGIRSGRVR from the exons ATGACGACCCAGGTCGCTTTCGCAGCCGCCGCTGTTGGCATTGGCGCCTATGTGTACATGAGAAGCGGTGCTACTGCAGCTCCCGCCACGTCGGCCACGAGTGCCAACAGCGACACCACAAAGCCATACTTCAGCGGCTTCGGATTCCGCACCCTCAAGCTGCACAGCTCCGAGGTCgtcaaccacaacactaaGAAGCTCCGCTTTGAGCTTCCAGATCCGAATCAGTCGAGCGGCCTCACCCTCAGCTCCGCTCTCTTGACTGTCTCTTTTCCCCCTACGAACGGCCGGTGGACTCCCGTGATCCGGCCTTACacacccaccaaccctctGGACGAGCCCGGGTTTGTCGAGTTGACGGTCAAGCTCTACCCCGACGGAAAACAAAGCGGATACTTGCACTCCCTCAAGCCTGGCGACATCATCTCCTGCCTTCGGATACCCGAATATGTCTGGCAGCCCAACAAGCACGATCATGTCGCTCTGATTGCAGGTGGAGCTGGCATCACGCCCATGTACCAGCTCATCCAGGGCATCTTGGCCAACCCCGAGGACAATACCAGGATCACTCTCGTTTGGGGTGTTAACGGTGACAGGGATATATTCCTCAAGAAGGAGTTTGCCGAACTGCAGTCAAAGTACCCAGGGAGATTTAGAGCCGAGTATGTTGTTTCCCAGCCAGAGGCCGGCTCGACGCATCGCAAGGGATATGTGAACGGGAAAGTACTTGAGGAACTCGGACTGGGCGCCAATGAGGCGAAGAACAAGAGCATCAAGGTCATGATTTGTGGGCCGCCGGCGATGGAAAAGGCATTGAAGGGGGGCAAAGGCCCGTTTGCCAACAAAACTGGCGTTCTCCACGAGCTGGGCTACAAGCCTGATCAGATTTACA CCCGCTTGAAATCTTCACCATACGGCACCGATTATCCATCACGACTATCCATCAAACTGCCGTGTCACATGCCTTTTCGACTTCCCCTCAAGCATCTTCCCTCGCGATACCTCTCTATCGCTCCCGAATTTGCCAACCGCCTCAAGACCATCAACCTAGAAGTCGAACGGAAAGTCCCATGCCTCGCCATTCCCACTCTGAGCGACCCTTCGCTCTGGTCCAACCCCGCCTTCATTTCTGTTGATCCTCTTCCGTTCAAAATCTTCCACGATGTTTACTACGACAACAATGATACCTTGAGCTCCCACGGTCTCTGGGTTCGGCAGAGAAATGGTGTGTGGCAGGCCAAGGTCAACCCATCAGTCAGGAGAGGACGGGCAAACACAAGATTCGAAGAGTTACGGATAAAATCTGATATCCAAAAGGCTGTCGAGGCTATCACCAGAGTGGAGGCGCAAGCCACAGCCAATTTCGGGCTGAACAAAATGGCTGACTTTACAACCTACCGAGAAGGGTGGAGAGTGGATGGCGACTTTATGGTTGTGAGAGACAATACTAGCTTCGGGTGGGGCATCGTTGAAATTGAGCTGGAGGAACAGATAAAGTGTgtggggggagaggaagtcgATGAGAagtggaaggagaggaagatggaggagatggataGGAGAATCGAGATGTTCATGGAGAAGTATAGCTGGGCATGGGGTAAAGGGCAGGTGAAGGGGAATCTGAGTGCTTACTTGGACATGACGAGGGGAATCAGAAGTGGAAGGGTGAGGTAG